In one Polaribacter sp. ALD11 genomic region, the following are encoded:
- the glf gene encoding UDP-galactopyranose mutase — MKYDYLIVGSGLFGAVFAHEANNRGKKCLVIDKRSHLGGNIYCEEKEGINVHKYGAHIFHTNDKTIWDYVNSFVEFNRFTNSPMANYKGELYNLPFNMNTFYQLWGVKTPEEAKSIIQDQIKGLNIIEPKNLEEQALSLVGTDIYYKLIKGYTEKQWGRPATELPAFIIKRLPVRFTFDNNYFKDKYQGIPLGGYNKLIDGLLKGIDTKTSVDYFKNKKEWDQKADKIVFTGKIDEFYNYQFGKLNYRSLKFEHETLNTENHQGNAVVNYNEKEVPYTRIIEHKHFEFGTQSKTIVTKEYPQEWDDSKEPYYPINDDKNGDLFLKYKKISKKEDNVIFGGRLAEYKYYDMHQVIGSALKRVKNEFKDR; from the coding sequence ATGAAATATGATTATTTAATAGTTGGGTCAGGTTTATTTGGTGCTGTATTTGCACATGAAGCAAATAATCGTGGAAAAAAATGTTTGGTTATAGATAAAAGATCGCATTTAGGAGGTAATATTTATTGTGAAGAAAAAGAAGGAATAAATGTCCACAAATATGGTGCACATATTTTTCACACAAATGATAAAACTATTTGGGACTATGTAAATTCTTTTGTAGAATTTAATAGGTTTACAAATAGTCCAATGGCAAATTATAAAGGAGAACTTTATAATCTCCCTTTTAATATGAATACTTTTTATCAATTATGGGGTGTAAAAACACCAGAAGAGGCAAAATCTATAATTCAAGATCAAATAAAAGGTTTAAACATAATTGAACCTAAAAATTTAGAAGAACAAGCACTTTCATTAGTAGGTACAGATATTTATTATAAGTTAATAAAAGGGTATACGGAAAAACAATGGGGAAGACCAGCTACAGAATTACCAGCTTTTATAATCAAACGTTTACCTGTTCGTTTTACTTTTGATAACAATTATTTTAAAGATAAATACCAAGGGATACCGCTAGGGGGCTATAATAAATTAATAGATGGTTTATTAAAAGGAATAGATACAAAAACTTCTGTTGATTATTTTAAAAACAAGAAAGAGTGGGATCAAAAAGCTGATAAAATTGTATTTACAGGTAAAATAGATGAGTTTTACAATTACCAATTTGGGAAGTTGAATTATAGAAGTTTGAAATTTGAACACGAAACACTAAATACTGAAAACCATCAAGGAAATGCAGTTGTAAATTATAATGAAAAAGAAGTTCCTTATACAAGAATTATTGAACATAAACACTTTGAGTTTGGGACTCAGTCTAAAACAATTGTAACAAAGGAGTATCCACAAGAATGGGACGATAGCAAAGAACCGTATTATCCTATAAATGACGATAAAAATGGTGATTTATTTTTAAAGTATAAAAAAATATCAAAAAAAGAAGATAATGTTATTTTTGGAGGTCGTTTGGCAGAGTATAAATATTATGATATGCATCAAGTAATTGGTTCAGCGTTAAAAAGAGTTAAGAATGAATTTAAAGACCGATAA
- a CDS encoding oligosaccharide flippase family protein encodes MNRIVIKRVIENNLKLIHNFGYLFLLRFISILLPLVTYPYLIRVLGSDLYGTVLYAQAIIMYFSLIINFGFNITGTKEVAENINDNVKLSEIVSSIYLIKFFLFIVSFLLLLFTLCISSALRDISILVTLSFSACLNELLFPQWYFQGVDKMKYITILNVFSKILFTVLIFFIINTKNDYLFIPIIIGFGVLLSGVISVYILIFKEKITFHIPQKAILIFYFRESLPLFISAASVQVYVNANKVLVGVFLGMNEVAYYDLGEKVLNVIKIPVGMLGQAAFPTLTRLKSIHKINKIMLLGVIMTLVLIVFIFVFSENIVILLGSLEMLEAVEVMRILAISAIMVALSQFLGTSRLIIFGYKKTFTKIIASSGVFFTIIILVIYFSDNLNLNSLAWSAVAVECWVTLLMLIASYKYKLLVE; translated from the coding sequence TTGAATAGGATAGTGATTAAGAGAGTTATAGAAAATAACCTAAAATTAATACATAATTTTGGTTATCTTTTTTTGCTTCGATTTATTAGTATTTTGTTGCCATTGGTAACTTATCCTTATTTAATTAGAGTTTTAGGATCTGATTTATATGGTACTGTATTATATGCTCAAGCTATAATAATGTATTTTTCATTAATTATTAATTTTGGCTTTAATATTACAGGTACTAAAGAAGTAGCAGAAAATATTAATGACAATGTTAAACTTTCAGAAATTGTTTCTTCAATTTATCTAATTAAATTTTTTTTGTTCATAGTTTCATTTTTGTTATTGCTATTTACCTTATGTATAAGCTCTGCTTTAAGAGATATTTCAATTTTGGTGACCTTGTCTTTTTCTGCTTGCTTAAATGAGTTGTTGTTTCCTCAATGGTATTTCCAAGGAGTAGATAAAATGAAATATATTACGATATTAAATGTGTTTTCTAAAATATTATTTACTGTTTTAATATTTTTTATAATTAATACTAAAAATGATTATTTGTTTATACCCATCATTATTGGTTTCGGTGTTCTTTTATCAGGAGTTATTTCTGTCTATATCTTAATTTTTAAAGAGAAAATTACCTTTCACATACCTCAAAAAGCTATTTTAATATTCTATTTTAGAGAAAGTTTACCTCTTTTTATTTCTGCAGCTTCTGTTCAAGTTTATGTAAATGCTAATAAAGTACTGGTAGGTGTTTTTTTAGGAATGAATGAAGTTGCTTATTATGATTTAGGAGAAAAAGTGTTAAACGTAATTAAAATCCCTGTAGGAATGCTAGGTCAAGCAGCTTTTCCAACCTTAACAAGGTTAAAAAGTATTCATAAAATAAATAAAATAATGCTATTAGGTGTCATCATGACACTCGTTTTAATCGTTTTTATTTTCGTGTTTAGTGAAAATATTGTTATTTTATTGGGAAGTCTAGAAATGTTAGAAGCTGTGGAGGTAATGCGTATTCTTGCAATATCGGCTATTATGGTTGCATTAAGTCAATTTTTAGGGACGTCTCGTTTAATTATATTTGGTTACAAAAAAACATTTACAAAGATTATAGCGAGTTCAGGAGTCTTTTTTACGATTATTATTTTAGTGATTTATTTTTCAGATAATCTAAATTTAAATTCACTTGCATGGTCAGCGGTGGCTGTGGAGTGTTGGGTCACATTATTAATGTTAATAGCTAGTTATAAATATAAATTGTTAGTAGAATGA
- a CDS encoding NAD-dependent epimerase, translating into MRILVTGAAGFIGFHLSKRLLSKGYDVVGLDNINEYYDINLKYARLNELGISRNEAEVFLNKTAGIKFGDSFQFIRMNLEDRDNLPKLFKDKKIDVVCNLAAQAGVRYSLENPETYIDSNIVGFLNILECCRHNDIKHLLYASSSSVYGANKKTPFSTSDSVDYPISLYAATKKSNELMAHTYSHLFDIPTTGLRFFTVYGPWGRPDMAIYLFADAISKDRPIKVFNNGNMSRDFTYIDDIINGIEILLANPPEKNLNEPAYRISNIGNGSPQTLGDFIKAIEISFGKEAKKEFLPMQAGDVPQTWADISEIEKIGYKSTVGIIQGVSCFIAWYNKYNKIKSN; encoded by the coding sequence ATGAGAATACTTGTTACAGGAGCCGCAGGGTTTATTGGATTCCATTTATCTAAACGACTATTAAGTAAAGGTTATGATGTTGTTGGGTTAGATAATATAAATGAATATTATGATATTAATTTGAAATATGCACGTTTAAATGAGCTAGGTATTTCAAGAAACGAAGCAGAAGTATTTTTAAATAAAACTGCAGGAATAAAGTTTGGAGATTCTTTTCAGTTTATAAGAATGAACTTAGAAGATCGTGACAATTTACCCAAACTTTTTAAAGATAAAAAAATTGATGTTGTTTGTAATTTAGCAGCTCAAGCTGGTGTTCGTTATAGTCTAGAAAATCCTGAAACATATATAGATAGTAATATTGTTGGGTTTTTAAATATTTTAGAATGTTGTAGGCACAATGATATTAAACATTTATTGTATGCAAGTAGTTCTAGTGTTTATGGTGCAAATAAAAAAACTCCGTTTTCAACTTCAGACTCTGTAGATTACCCTATCAGTTTGTACGCGGCCACCAAAAAGAGTAATGAATTAATGGCACATACGTATAGTCATTTATTTGATATACCTACAACGGGACTTCGTTTTTTTACAGTATATGGACCATGGGGAAGGCCTGATATGGCGATTTATTTATTTGCTGATGCGATTTCTAAAGATCGTCCAATCAAGGTTTTTAATAATGGAAATATGAGTCGAGATTTCACTTATATTGATGATATTATAAATGGTATTGAAATATTATTAGCGAATCCTCCAGAAAAAAATTTGAATGAACCTGCATATAGAATTTCAAATATTGGAAATGGTAGCCCACAAACTCTAGGAGACTTTATTAAGGCAATAGAAATTAGTTTTGGGAAAGAAGCAAAGAAAGAATTTTTACCAATGCAAGCTGGTGATGTTCCACAAACTTGGGCAGATATCTCTGAAATTGAAAAAATAGGATATAAAAGTACAGTAGGAATTATTCAAGGAGTTTCTTGTTTTATTGCTTGGTATAATAAATACAACAAAATTAAATCAAATTAG
- a CDS encoding UDP-glucose/GDP-mannose dehydrogenase family protein encodes MNIAVIGSGYVGLVSGTCFSEMGNKVICVDIDQNKIKKLAEGIIPIFEPGLEQMVLKNVKNKNLFFTTNLEEAISEVEIVFIAVGTPMGDDGAADLQYVLAVAKSIGQFMQKKLVIVDKSTVPIGTADKVRATIQEELDTRGIVIEFDVVSNPEFLKEGAAIADFMKPDRVVIGSDSEYAINKMKELYHPFCMSHDRFIAMDIRSAEMTKYAANAMLATKISFMNEIANICERVGADANQVRIGIGSDARIGYSFIYPGAGYGGSCFPKDVKALKKIAEENGYKAKLIESVEYVNDAQKLVIAQKIVKRFGENLSGFTFGLWGLAFKPGTDDMREAPAIYVVKELVKRGAKVKAYDPKAMGEAQHFYLKDVENISYFESKYDVLKDANALIMLTEWKEFRSPDFSEIKQQLIAPIIFDGRNQYNAFNLEEKGFEYYQIGKQE; translated from the coding sequence ATGAATATAGCTGTTATTGGCTCAGGCTACGTTGGTTTAGTTTCAGGAACTTGTTTTTCCGAAATGGGAAACAAAGTAATTTGTGTAGATATAGATCAAAATAAAATTAAAAAATTAGCCGAAGGAATCATTCCCATTTTTGAGCCAGGTTTGGAACAAATGGTTCTAAAGAACGTAAAGAATAAGAATTTATTTTTTACAACTAATTTAGAAGAGGCTATTAGTGAAGTTGAAATTGTTTTTATAGCTGTTGGAACTCCTATGGGAGATGACGGTGCTGCTGATCTACAATATGTTTTGGCTGTTGCAAAATCTATCGGACAATTTATGCAAAAAAAATTGGTTATTGTAGATAAATCTACGGTGCCGATTGGAACAGCAGATAAAGTAAGGGCAACTATTCAAGAAGAACTAGATACCAGAGGTATTGTTATAGAGTTCGATGTAGTTTCTAATCCCGAGTTTTTAAAAGAAGGAGCTGCCATAGCCGATTTTATGAAACCAGATAGAGTTGTTATTGGGTCTGATTCGGAGTACGCAATAAATAAGATGAAAGAATTGTATCATCCATTTTGTATGTCTCATGATCGATTTATAGCAATGGACATTCGTTCTGCAGAAATGACAAAGTACGCTGCAAATGCAATGTTGGCCACTAAAATTTCATTTATGAATGAAATAGCTAATATTTGTGAAAGAGTGGGTGCAGATGCCAATCAAGTTAGAATTGGTATAGGTTCAGATGCGAGAATTGGGTATAGCTTTATTTATCCAGGAGCAGGTTATGGAGGGTCTTGTTTTCCTAAAGATGTAAAAGCTTTAAAGAAAATTGCAGAAGAAAATGGGTATAAAGCAAAATTAATTGAATCTGTAGAGTATGTAAATGATGCTCAAAAGTTAGTAATAGCACAAAAAATTGTAAAAAGATTTGGTGAAAATTTATCTGGTTTTACATTTGGGTTGTGGGGATTAGCATTTAAGCCAGGTACCGACGATATGAGAGAAGCACCAGCTATTTATGTAGTAAAGGAACTTGTTAAGAGAGGAGCAAAAGTGAAGGCCTATGATCCAAAAGCGATGGGAGAAGCACAACATTTTTATTTGAAAGATGTTGAAAATATTTCTTATTTTGAATCTAAGTATGATGTTCTAAAGGATGCAAATGCTTTAATTATGTTAACAGAATGGAAAGAATTTCGTTCACCTGATTTTTCAGAAATAAAACAACAATTAATAGCCCCTATAATCTTTGATGGAAGGAATCAGTACAATGCATTTAATTTAGAGGAAAAAGGGTTTGAATATTATCAAATAGGAAAACAAGAATAA
- a CDS encoding adenylyltransferase/cytidyltransferase family protein, with translation MRVGITFSAFDLLHAGHITMLEDAKNQCDYLICALQTDPTIDRPEKNRPVQSVVERYIQLSGCKYVDEIVPYATEQDLEDILRSFKIDVRIIGDEYASKQFTGRQYCEEKGIDLYFNKREHRFSSSGLRKEVQEKENLKVKEK, from the coding sequence ATGAGAGTAGGAATCACCTTCAGTGCGTTTGATCTATTACACGCAGGGCATATTACAATGTTAGAAGATGCAAAAAATCAGTGCGACTATTTAATCTGTGCACTTCAAACAGATCCCACAATAGATAGGCCTGAAAAAAACAGACCTGTACAATCTGTAGTAGAAAGATACATTCAGTTGAGTGGCTGTAAATATGTAGACGAAATTGTACCTTATGCTACAGAACAAGACTTAGAAGATATTTTAAGGTCTTTTAAAATTGATGTTCGTATTATTGGAGATGAGTATGCTAGCAAACAATTTACAGGAAGACAATATTGCGAAGAAAAAGGGATTGACTTATATTTTAATAAAAGAGAACATCGTTTCTCTAGTAGTGGCTTAAGAAAAGAAGTGCAAGAAAAAGAAAATTTAAAAGTAAAAGAGAAGTAA